Proteins from a single region of Arctopsyche grandis isolate Sample6627 chromosome 1, ASM5162203v2, whole genome shotgun sequence:
- the LOC143911331 gene encoding beta-1,3-glucan-binding protein-like — protein MKILSLFVLLFIVYSVNSQCAQPSITTASGLHKPAGQICAGDLIFEDNFDKLDFSKWQHENTLSGGGNWEFQWYTNNRTNSYTKEGRLYIRPTLLSDQTGEGFLSSGTLSCHGGAPADECTNPAFWGCERAGTPSNIINPTKSARLRSVNSFRFKYGRTEISAKMPAGDWLWPAIWMLPANNEYGTWPGSGEIDLVESRGNRNLEINGLNIGTQQVGSTLHYGPYPGLNGWEKAHYEQQFAPGYDTVFKKYQMEWTPDYLKFSIDDVEIGRMSPPAGGFWEHGNFDAAAPNTENPWRFASKMAPFDQEFYIIMNLAVGGTNYFPDFASNPDGKPWDNNSPTAMKDFYEQRENWLRTWNLQDGGETRSLQVDYVRVWAL, from the exons ATGAAGATTTTATCGTTGTTcgtattgttatttattgtatattcaGTAAATTCACAATGTGCCCAACCAAGTATCACGACAGCGAGTGGTCTCCATAAGCCAGCGGGTCAAATTTGCGCAGGAGATCTCATTTTTGAAGATAACTTCGACAAACTGGACTTTTCCAAATGGCAACACGAGAACACACTGTCCGGAGGAGGt AATTGGGAGTTCCAGTGGTACACGAATAACAGAACTAATAGTTACACCAAGGAGGGACGCCTTTACATCAGACCCACTTTATTATCGGATCAAACTGGAGAGGGATTCTTATCGTCGGGGACTTTAAGTTGTCATGGTGGAGCACCAGCCGACGA ATGTACAAATCCTGCTTTTTGGGGTTGCGAAAGAGCTGGAACTCCTTCAAATATTATCAATCCAACCAAAAGCGCCAGACTACGTTCGGTAAACTCTTTCAGATTTAAATATGGCCGAACCGAAATTTCAGCAAAAATGCCAGCCGGAGATTGGCTGTGGCCAG CAATATGGATGTTGCCGGCTAATAATGAATACGGAACGTGGCCAGGATCAGGAGAAATTGACTTGGTAGAATCACGAGGTAATAGAAATCTTGAAATAAACGGTCTTAATATTGGAACCCAACAAGTCGGCAGCACTTTGCATTACGGACCATACCCTGGACTAAACGGTTGGGAAAAAGCTCATTATGAACAACAGTTTGCACCAGGATATGACAcagttttcaaaaaatatcaaatggaatGGACTCCAG ACtacttgaaattttcaattgatgaTGTTGAAATCGGAAGAATGTCACCACCTGCAGGTGGTTTTTGGGAACATGGTAATTTTGACGCGGCGGCTCCAAATACTGAAAATCCTTGGAGATTTGCAAGCAAAATGGCACCTTTCGATCAAgag tTCTATATTATCATGAATTTGGCTGTCGGTGGTACAAACTACTTCCCAGATTTCGCATCAAATCCTGATGGCAAACCATGGGATAACAATTCTCCCACG GCAATGAAAGATTTCTACGAACAACGTGAAAACTGGTTGCGAACATGGAATCTTCAGGATGGCGGAGAAACTCGATCACTTCAAGTCGATTACGTTCGAGTATGGGCTCTGTAA
- the LOC143919963 gene encoding methionine aminopeptidase 1D, mitochondrial, translated as MLRKLGLLRIFQQRNFGKYEIVKPARISPILDVPENIDKPEYYQTCEPSPALGNPEIKNETQIQHMKASCRLASSILKDLNEFVQVGITTDDIDKYVHEKCIKHRAYPSPLYYRGFPKSICTSVNNVVCHGIPDNRKLINGDIINIDITVYFEGHHGDCSKTYLIGDVDEQGKELISLTEECLKKGISVCGPGVPFVEIGYSIEELATVHRYNVFPGVLGHGIGSYFHGAPDIYHTANTYPGTMESGMTFTIEPALTRGEQMIEVLEDGWTAVTADGARSAQAEHTILINDDGFVILTDQH; from the exons ATGTTACGAAAACTAGGATTGTTAAGAATATTTCAACAGCGAAA CTTTGGAAAATATGAAATTGTAAAACCAGCCAGAATCAGTCCAATACTTGACGTTCCTGAAAACATAGACAAACCTGAATACTACCAAACATGTGAACCTTCTCCAGCTTTAGGAAACCCTGAAATAAAAAACGAAACTCAAATACAACATATGAAAGCCAGTTGCCGACTGGCTAGTTCCATTTTGAAAGACTTGAACGAATTCGTCCAG GTCGGCATAACGACGGACGACATAGACAAATATGTACACGAAAAATGCATCAAACACAGAGCGTACCCGTCACCATTATATTACAGAGGCTTTCCAAAGTCGATTTGCACTTCTGTCAACAACGTAGTCTGTCATGGAATACCGGACAATAGAAAGTTAATCAACGGTgatattataaacattgacataaCT GTTTATTTTGAAGGACACCATGGAGACTGTTCAAAGACATATTTGATAGGAGACGTCGACGAACAGGGCAAAGAGCTGATCAGCTTAACGGAAGAGTGTTTGAAAAAA GGAATATCTGTATGTGGACCTGGTGTTCCGTTTGTCGAGATAGGTTATTCAATCGAAGAGCTCGCAACCGTTCATCGATACAATGTTTTTCCAGGAGTACTTGGACATGGCATAGGTAGTTATTTCCACGGTGCTCCGGATATATATCATACAG CCAACACTTATCCCGGTACTATGGAATCCGGGATGACCTTCACAATCGAGCCTGCTCTGACCCGCGGCGAACAGATGATAGAAGTGCTCGAAGATGGTTGGACAGCCGTCACAGCGGACGGTGCAAGATCAGCACAGGCTGAACATACGATTCTAATCAATGATGACGGCTTCGTTATCCTCACTGATCAACATTAA